In Halothermothrix orenii H 168, the sequence GGAAAAAGACTTGCCCCTTTTATGATCATATGAATCAATAGCATCAATAAGTCCCAGAGTCCCCTCCTGAATAAGGTCCATAACCACCTCATTATCCCGGGCGTACTGTCTTACTATTTTAAATACCAGAGGCTGATAAGAAGTTATCAACCTCTGCCGGGCTTCTGTGTCATTATAGTCTTTGTATTTTATCCATAACTCTTTTTCCTCTTCAGCTTCAAGTATCTTTATTTTTCCTAACTGTTTTAGATAATCATTTATCATCAGGGACTTCTCCTTATTTAAGATTTTGTTTAAAATTTAAGATTGGTTTCAATGCTCAGCCTGTAATCATCTTCACCATGCCAGCTTCCCTCAAAAACTGTATTTTCCCTTAAGAAATACTGAAAAGCTACTTCACTTTCCCGGCTATCTGGTTTTAAAGTAGTGGTATACTGTAGATAGAATCTATCACTTAAATATTTCCCGAGATAGATATTAACTTCCTGATTCCAGCCCAGATTGTAAGTATCGATTTCAACCCGGTCCAGCCTGAAGATATCCTTTAAAGTACTTTCTATATCCTCAACAATATCTATCTGGAGAAAACTATTAAATATCCTCATCACTTCCATCTTTACAGCCTGGTTAACATCACCTTCAATAATTTCCTTTACTCCACCTTTACTGGTTAAAAGCTGCAATATCTGTTCCTCTGTTAGTTCGGGCCTGGAATGAAAGGTAATCATCAGCTGATCGGCCGCGCCATCCACCTGGGCCATAATTTTAACATTACCCACCTGGGTATAGGAACGGACATGGAGTTCAGGGATATACCCCAGGTATTCCCTGAAATTGGCCTCAGCGTACTCCAGAATAAACTTATTATTGTAAATATCAAAACTCCCCTGTCTGCTTGTCAGCGTGCCTTTCATCTGTAATTCATTATCAATAAAACTGAGGCCAAGGCTTCCTTCCTGAATAAGGACATCTATATTATCATTTTTCAGGTATACTTCCTCACCCGGGTAAAGGGTTAAATCCAGGTCTGGAATAAATTTGACCCCTTCTCCACTCCCGGTTGGCCAGGAAAAGGGTATTCCAATGGTAAAATGATGGGTTATTAATTCCCCCTCAATTAATGGCCTGTTCAAGGGTCCAACCATTTTAACCCTGGGGTCAAACTTCCCCTCAAAGGATCCATGACTGAAGGGTAGATTCTTCCCCTGAAGGAAAATATCCCAGGTTTTATCCTGATCAAAGGGGTATACATAACCTTCTATTCTAAAACTACCCCTGCCATACCTGCCGGTAATATTTTCCAGGTAAATCTCCTGCCCCCTGAAATTGAGATATCCTTTCATAAGTGAGAACTTTTCAGGAAGGCCGAGGTTAATACCACCACCTAACAGAAAGAGCCTCCCTCCGAAAGAGGGATCATTCATCTGGCCTTTAATGTAAATATTACCATCAGCATATCCTTCGAGATCAGGTAAATCAGGAATAGCTGAGGATATAATAGGAAGATAAACCCCATTAACACCGAGATAAAGGTCTATTTTCTCATTTTTATTAAAGGGTATAAAACCATCAACATCAATACTACTATCTTCCGGTAATAAAGCCGTCTGATTCAAATAAACCCGTTCCGGGGTTAACTTAACTTCCCCATTTATATTATTTATTTTAAATTCATTAACCATGGCTTCATCTATATTTATATTGAGGGCCAGGAGATAGTCATTAATATCACCGGTCAGGTTACCGTTAAAATCAACCTGTCCGTCAATATTAACATTACTCCCCAGAAAACTGATTATCTTACCCAGATTGACACGGTCACCATCCAGGGTAATATTAAATTTATCACCGATACTCCCTGAAATTTTTAATTTATCTCCTTTGACATCAGAGCTAAAAACCTCAAGGTCAACCGCTGACCTGAGTTTCCTGAACTGCCCCGTTAACCTTATCCTCCCTCTGAGATAATAATCCTCAGGTATAGAAACCTTACTGGTTAAAAAGGGAGTAAGGTCAGATAATCTCCCCTCCCTGGTCTCCAGGGTTACATCTAAAAAAGGGTATTCTACCATTCCTGAGAGGTTATATTTACTTCGACCTACCTTAAACGACGAACCTTCCAGCGTCAATTTACCGTTACTGTAATGATAATTACCTTCTATATTTTTTATTTCTTTTCCCTTATAGACCAAACTTCCCGGCCAAATTTCCCCTGAAATATCAGGTGCTTCAAATAAGCCTTTAATATTACCTGTCAGGTTAAAAGAACCGTCAACCTCAAGGTCAGGGTAAACATCATCAAGGTTAAGGTTATCTATTATATACTTCAGATTTAACTGTCTGGTAACAGGGTTTATGGTACCGGCCACTTTTACCCGGGAGTCATCTTTTACCACTACCCCATCTTCTATATAAAAAGTATTGTTTTTCAACAATTTAAGCTTAAATTTTGCCGTGTTTATTTTAACGTCTCTGTTATTGTAGTTAATTACTGGATTATTACTACTTACATAACCCGTTAGCTCTGGATTAGCTAAAGGCCCTCTGATTTTAAGTTCTGCATTAAGATTACCGGTTACCGGTAGTTTATGGCCACTTATTCCCTGGAAGAAATCATAGCCCAATTTTTTAATGGAAACACTGGTTTTAATCACCGGTTCACTGGCTGCAAAATTAATAACACCCTGTCCGTTTATTTCTGCATTTTCAAGTACAGTCTTTAAACGGTTAATATACAGAGAACCCTTTCTATACTCCATAGAAGTATTAAAATTTTGAAAGACCTTATTATACAGACAAACCCTGTTCGAAGATAAGTCCATGGTAATAAAGGGATTTTCAAGATTATTCTTGATGCTCCCATTAATATTTACAAAACCGGCGAGGTCTTCCAGCACCTTTACATCCAGCAGATTTTGTATAACTTTACTATTTATTTTTGAACCACTGTATTCAAGCTCAACCCTGGAGGTCGCTATATTAACTTTTCCCTGAAAAAAGATATCGCCATATTGCGCTTCCAGCTTTCCCTCATTTAAAATAAGGTTACCCCCGTTATACCATAATTCAGCAAAAACCCTATCCATGAGTATATCCCTGTATTGAGGGTTTATTACTTCAATATAACCGGTTATATCGGATCCGGTCAGGGTGTTGCCCTGGCCGCTTATTATCAACCTGCTATTTAGCTGCCCCTGTGATAAAGGTAAATTCAATTGTGGAAAATTTTGTTTTATAAAGGCAATTCTTATATCTGTACCTTTGAGGTTGAAACTATATAAACTGGTAGCCAGATCATATACTCCCCTTACCGAAATAGAATTATTATCCTGGAAATTACCTTCAAGTGAATCAATATAAATTATATTATCTTTATATCTTAATTCGGCAGCTAACTCCCCGATCTCATAGTTCTGGAATTCTCCTT encodes:
- a CDS encoding translocation/assembly module TamB domain-containing protein, with product MKGKFSLKTKKRYLFILLISVFILSVIIIQGNRILTIARHELIFYIENTFPQVNRLEVNNISIWPLNQLTLEGVMIETKDGSLSIKAPRVRVYYNLMGILFNRDNWIGNIKLVSLKDPVLRFSNFEAPSDSIDQTGDLKGFTIPFFPVEIKNGTVVAINKDQKIELGNTYLVLKEAGKSGTILLKSDVSLEGIQYNNYKVEQVRINNLEAGIKYSQDNWEVNLRTGQFELKSLEGIFRELNLPVAVQTIDSKGKLTLNLEGNTSQITDYKGKLELNQGQVGLESEYLTENRLSSIQGIILLDSGQKQVVVEKLKFDLAGNPYTFKGELNHKEKIPRIYGHLVSEGVNLSRTGFNIPAINMSGQAHLDITVLGRMTSPEVLTDIYVTEGEFQNYEIGELAAELRYKDNIIYIDSLEGNFQDNNSISVRGVYDLATSLYSFNLKGTDIRIAFIKQNFPQLNLPLSQGQLNSRLIISGQGNTLTGSDITGYIEVINPQYRDILMDRVFAELWYNGGNLILNEGKLEAQYGDIFFQGKVNIATSRVELEYSGSKINSKVIQNLLDVKVLEDLAGFVNINGSIKNNLENPFITMDLSSNRVCLYNKVFQNFNTSMEYRKGSLYINRLKTVLENAEINGQGVINFAASEPVIKTSVSIKKLGYDFFQGISGHKLPVTGNLNAELKIRGPLANPELTGYVSSNNPVINYNNRDVKINTAKFKLKLLKNNTFYIEDGVVVKDDSRVKVAGTINPVTRQLNLKYIIDNLNLDDVYPDLEVDGSFNLTGNIKGLFEAPDISGEIWPGSLVYKGKEIKNIEGNYHYSNGKLTLEGSSFKVGRSKYNLSGMVEYPFLDVTLETREGRLSDLTPFLTSKVSIPEDYYLRGRIRLTGQFRKLRSAVDLEVFSSDVKGDKLKISGSIGDKFNITLDGDRVNLGKIISFLGSNVNIDGQVDFNGNLTGDINDYLLALNINIDEAMVNEFKINNINGEVKLTPERVYLNQTALLPEDSSIDVDGFIPFNKNEKIDLYLGVNGVYLPIISSAIPDLPDLEGYADGNIYIKGQMNDPSFGGRLFLLGGGINLGLPEKFSLMKGYLNFRGQEIYLENITGRYGRGSFRIEGYVYPFDQDKTWDIFLQGKNLPFSHGSFEGKFDPRVKMVGPLNRPLIEGELITHHFTIGIPFSWPTGSGEGVKFIPDLDLTLYPGEEVYLKNDNIDVLIQEGSLGLSFIDNELQMKGTLTSRQGSFDIYNNKFILEYAEANFREYLGYIPELHVRSYTQVGNVKIMAQVDGAADQLMITFHSRPELTEEQILQLLTSKGGVKEIIEGDVNQAVKMEVMRIFNSFLQIDIVEDIESTLKDIFRLDRVEIDTYNLGWNQEVNIYLGKYLSDRFYLQYTTTLKPDSRESEVAFQYFLRENTVFEGSWHGEDDYRLSIETNLKF